Below is a genomic region from Prochlorococcus marinus str. MIT 0918.
ACTGCAAAACTTTGGACTTACAAACCATACAGGAGGTTTTGATCAAAGCCTAGGTTTTTCTATTGAGCGAGAATATACACCTCTCATACACTTTCTCCCTATTGACTTTGGATATCTTATTGCTTTAGGTATAATTGTAGGAATCCTAGCTGAATTGTATTGTCAATATGTTTTAGTAATGCAACGAAATGGAAATAGATGGTTTAAAAATAAATTAATTTTTAGGATGTCCATGAGTGGATTGATATTAGGCATCTTTTATTCATTTCTTCCAGAAGAATTTCACCATGTAGGAGAATTGCAAAATTTAATCGCAGTAGGCAATGCAAACATTTCTTTGGCTTTGGGTACTTTTGTTGTTTTGTTCATTAGTACAGGACTTGCTGCTGCATCAGGTGCCCCAGGAGGTTTGTTTTTTCCAATGCTTACATTAGGTGGATGCATAGGGTTAGCATGTGGAAATTGGGTAGAATTATTAACAGGCCATGTACCAAGTACATATATTTTTGCAGGCATGGGTGCATTTGTATCTGCATGCTCAAGAACACCAATTACAGCAATGTTTCTTGCATTTGCTCTGACAAAAGATTTGCTAATGCTCAAACCTGTTTTAATTGCTTGTATTGCTAGTTTTTTAATAGCTCGACTATTTAATGAGGAATCAATATATGAAAGGCAAATTAAAGTAGAAGCAAATGAACAAATGCAGAACCCATCATTACCTATCACTTAATTCTGAAAAAAGAAACTCTTCTTTTTAAGCCAAATGTTCCTGAGAGCAATGCTCTTAGAATCACATTGGCTTTCCCAAATAAATATGCAATAGGAATTACTAGTCTTGGGTATCAAATTATTTGGGCAACACTTGCCCAACGAAAAGATGTAGATGTTAGAAGACTATTTACCGATCAAAGTGATATACCTCATCGAAGTAATGATTTATTTGGGATTTCACTTAGTTGGGAATTAGATGGTCCAGTATTACTTGATCTATTAGAAAAAAACAAAATTCCTATTTGGAGTAATGAAAGATCAGATCAAGATCCAATAGTATTTGGTGGTGGGCAAGTACTAACAGCAAATCCAGAGCCATTTGCTCCGTTTTTAGATGTAGTTCTCTTGGGTGATGGAGAAAATCTAATGCCGACATTTATCAATAAAATGAATACAATCAAGGATCTATCCCGGTTTAATAAGTTAAAAGAACTTGCACAAATACCAGGAATTTACATACCCATTTTTTATCAACCCCAATACGACAATAATGGCAAACTTCTAACAATTAAACCAATAACTCATGAAATTCCAGAAACAATTACTAAACAAACATGGAAACAAAATACATTAAGCCATTCAACTGTTATTACACCTGATGCCGCATGGCCAAACATACATATGGTAGAAGTAGTTCGAAGTTGCCCAGAGTTATGTAGATTTTGTTTAGCAAGCTATCTTAATCTCCCTTTTCGAACTTCTTCAGTAGAGGGAAGTCTCATTCCAGCCATAGAAAAAGGTTTTGCAATAACTAAACGTATAGGGTTGCTAGGCGCTTCTGTGACACAACATCCAGAATTTGAAGAATTAATAGATTGGTTAAATAACGACCATTTTAATGATATGAGACTAAGTTTAAGCTCTGTCCGTGCAACAACAGTTAATCCCAAGCTAACTAAATTACTATCTCGACGTAATAGTAAATCAATCACAATTGCAATAGAAAGTGGTAGTGAAAAAATTAGAGACATAATCAATAAAAAAATAACTGAGGAAGAAATATTGACAGCTGCTAAATATGCAAAAGAAGGAGGTCTAAAGGGTCTCAAGCTTTATGGCATGGTTGGCTTACCCCAAGAAAATGAAGACGATATTGAAGCGACTATCAAATTATTAATAAAACTAAAAGATCAAAATCCTGGCCTTCGAATCACTTTTGGTGTTAGCACGTTTGTTCCTAAAGCACATACCCCATTCCAATGGTTTGGAGTACGAGCAGAAGCAAAAAATAGACTAAAAAAACTGACAAAATATTTAAAACCAAAGGGGATACAATTCCGGCCAGAAAGCTATGGCTGGAGTATTATTCAAGCTCTTATCTCACGTAGCGATAGAAGATTAGCCCAGGTAATTCCATTAGTACGTGGTTCACACAATAGTCTGGGAGGATGGAAGCAAGCATACAAAATTATTCAAGAAAAAAACACCAACTCAAAATCAAAAGAACAACTGCCTTCATGGGAAGATGTAATTCATAGTCAATGGGATCATGAACAAGTTTTACCTTGGGCGCATCTGCTAGGACCTTTGCAGTCAAAACAGCTAATTAATCATCAAAAGAAGGCTTTGGAGCTTTAGGAGTTATTAAACAGCGCAATCCTGACAAGAAGATCCATCCAGCGAGATTAATACGGCTATCAAACATAGGCATATCGGAAGCATGTAAAAAGACAAGCGTAAAAGTAGCAGCCCACCAAGCCCTATCAAATACGCTCTGTCTATCGTGATATACCGTTAAAAAGCATTTTTTAAAAGAGATAATTAAAAGGACTAATATCATGCTGACCAACAGAATTGCCACTGGCAAACCATGCGCAACAACTAGCTCAAGGGGCAAATTATGAGCATGTCCATGCCAAATACCTTGTCTCAGTGGATAAATAATGGAGAAAGCAGCTGCTCCATATCCAAACCAAGGCTTTTGAAAAAATAAATTAATCGCTTCTTTCCATTGAAAAATTCTAGTAGTCTCTAAAGGCCGTGAACCATTTGAAGAAAGAGAGATATCTGCTAACCGTGTCCATATTCCTTCTGGGACTATTTTTCTAGCAAACAATTGCAATTCAAAAGGAACTATTGGCAAAACAGCAAAAACAACTGGCAATAATAACGTAAACAATAAAGGAATAAGCCAAAACCAAGTAGCAGAACCTAATACAAAAGGAATGGATAAAACCATGCCACCCCAAGCGTTTCTAGAATTAGTTAATATCAATGCAATACAAATTGACATGCCAAATAAAAAAGCAACTCCCCTTTTTACCCAATTGAGCGAAGGTTGTAATAAAAATGCCAACGCAATTGGCCAAACGAAAGCCAACCATGCACCAGTGATATTTGCATAATTAAATAAGCCAGACAAACGGCCTAAAGGTTGGCCACCAGGAGCAACAAACCAAATAATTAAGCCATTCAAAGCAACCCAAGGGCCACTCCATCCAAGCCATACTTGCCCTAATCCAGTAACAACAACAGGCACACTTCCTGCTAGCAACAAAAGACTGGCTTTCCTTCTATTATCAACAGATAAAAGGTATGGTTGGAACCCCCAAAAGCACCAAAAAAATGGAATCCAATTGACAAGCCCAATCCAAGCAAGCCAACCAGAATATGCCCTAAAACAACCTAATACCATTAAAAAAGCTGCTATGAGTAATGGATAATTCCATTTATCATGTAAATAGACATTAAATCTGTGAGAACTAGATATAATCAAAGAAAATAATAAAAATATCGCTGATATAAATGCACTAGATGCTAAAAATAATAAACCAATGTGAAAACAATTTAATCCAATTTTATCTATTTGATAAAGATTGAAGATCTTAGAAAAAGAAATATTTTTCATGCAAAAATAGCAGTGCGCCCTTGATAAATAATAACCTGTCTACACAAATGTAATCGCAAAGCTTGAGAAAGTGCCATTCGCTCAGTATCTCTACCCTTCCGAATGAGGTCTTCGACCTCATCACGATGACTAATATGTGCAATGGTTTGAGCAATTATTGGCCCATCATCTAAATCTTCAGTAACATAATGAGCAGTTGCACCAATTAACTTAACACCACGTTGCCATGCTCTATGGTAAGGCTTAGCACCTTTAAAAGCAGGTAAAAAAGAATGATGTATATTAATAATGTTTGGAAATAATTTAAGAAATTCTCCACTGAGAATTTGCATATATTTTGCTAAGACGATTAAATCAATTTTATAATCAAATAGTGTATCTAAAATAATTTTTTCCGATTCTAATTTATTTTCTTTATTTATAGATATAAATTTAAAGTCAACACAAAATTGTCTGCAAATCTTCTCTAAATCCTTATGGTTAGAGATAATCAAAGGTACAGACATGTTCATTTCTTGATTATTCACACGCCAAAGTAAGTCAACAAGGCAATGACTTTGCCGACTCACAAAAATTGCAACTCTAGGGTGCTCATCAGAAAAATATACTTTGGCGGTACCACCTAAAAAAGATGCTAAATCATCAATTTCTTTTTTTATAGATAATCTAGGAACATTAAAACCTTGCAAGTCCCATTCGAGTCTACTCAAAAATAATCCAGCACCTTCATCTGTATGATGATCAGCATGGCGAATATTTCCATTATTCTTCGCTATCCAACCTGACAATTCACTGACAAGTCCGGAACGATCAGGACATATAAACTGCAAAACGACACTTGTTAAAGCCAAGAAATTAAAATGAACTCATTATCTATTTATAACAACTAATAACTACATCAACATCAAGAATAAAGCACTAAACAAACATGATTAAAAATCATAATCCAAATTGCAAAGATATTGGAATCATAGGAGGTGGAGTCATTGGTGCTACAACTGCTTTTTATTTAGCAAAAGCAGGTCACAATATTCATATCTTTGATCCTGAGCTAAACCAACCAATATTAACCACTAATTCATTAACAGGTACTAAAGCTTCATTAGGAATAATTATGGGCAATATCTTTCGAAGATCATCAGGTCGAAGCTGGAAGCTGAGACAGCGAAGCATGGCATTATGGCCAAATTTAATTCGAGAGATCTCTACATCAAAATATTCATTCAATATAGAAACACCATTAATTCAATTAGCAACTTCATATAAAGAAGCAGAGTTAATGAAAGGTTTAGCAGATAAAAGATTTGACTTAGGACTAAAAGTATTAGATAAAAATGACAAAGGTCCTCAAGAAAGAATTTGGCCAACTAATCTATATGGAGGACTGATTTCAGAAAAAGATGGAAGAATTAATCCATTAAAATTACTATATAATCTTTTTATTTATTTAAAAAAGTTGAAAGTAGTTAGTGTAAATAAAAATGTTTCTTTCTTAACAAGGCAATTAACCAATAATCAAGTTATATGGAATATTCATTTGGATAATGATAAAAAATTTCAAAAAGATATAGTTATTATTTGTGCAGCTTTAGGGAGTGAGCATTTATTAAAAAAATTTGGTTATAAAATACCTCTAGAGCCTATACTTGGACAAGGACTAGAACTTAATATTAAAGAAGTAAGTGGGGATTGGAATGAATGGCCAAGTGTACTTATAAGTAATGGAGTAGCTTTAATTCCTCAAACAAAAAATAAGCTTCTGATGGGAGCAACAATTGAACCTGGAATAAAGCCCAGCGAAATCCATCTCGAAGAAATGCTAAAAA
It encodes:
- a CDS encoding ClC family H(+)/Cl(-) exchange transporter — protein: MQNTNLQINSSKSIRRLLRQRWLVVVLALILTGLGAALTGVLFKAGIHTLDVWRLNLLKQQPSWMVLPILGGLGGLLSGSIITKFAPAAGGSGVTHIMAYLRHRQVPMGLRVGLVKLISGIIAIGSGFPLGPEGPAVQMGGSVAWQMAEWLKAPRAFRRVIVAAGGGAGIAAIFSAPIGGFIYAIEELLNSARPVVLLLVVITTFWADTWADVLQNFGLTNHTGGFDQSLGFSIEREYTPLIHFLPIDFGYLIALGIIVGILAELYCQYVLVMQRNGNRWFKNKLIFRMSMSGLILGIFYSFLPEEFHHVGELQNLIAVGNANISLALGTFVVLFISTGLAAASGAPGGLFFPMLTLGGCIGLACGNWVELLTGHVPSTYIFAGMGAFVSACSRTPITAMFLAFALTKDLLMLKPVLIACIASFLIARLFNEESIYERQIKVEANEQMQNPSLPIT
- a CDS encoding B12-binding domain-containing radical SAM protein, whose product is MTLAFPNKYAIGITSLGYQIIWATLAQRKDVDVRRLFTDQSDIPHRSNDLFGISLSWELDGPVLLDLLEKNKIPIWSNERSDQDPIVFGGGQVLTANPEPFAPFLDVVLLGDGENLMPTFINKMNTIKDLSRFNKLKELAQIPGIYIPIFYQPQYDNNGKLLTIKPITHEIPETITKQTWKQNTLSHSTVITPDAAWPNIHMVEVVRSCPELCRFCLASYLNLPFRTSSVEGSLIPAIEKGFAITKRIGLLGASVTQHPEFEELIDWLNNDHFNDMRLSLSSVRATTVNPKLTKLLSRRNSKSITIAIESGSEKIRDIINKKITEEEILTAAKYAKEGGLKGLKLYGMVGLPQENEDDIEATIKLLIKLKDQNPGLRITFGVSTFVPKAHTPFQWFGVRAEAKNRLKKLTKYLKPKGIQFRPESYGWSIIQALISRSDRRLAQVIPLVRGSHNSLGGWKQAYKIIQEKNTNSKSKEQLPSWEDVIHSQWDHEQVLPWAHLLGPLQSKQLINHQKKALEL
- a CDS encoding O-antigen ligase family protein, whose protein sequence is MKNISFSKIFNLYQIDKIGLNCFHIGLLFLASSAFISAIFLLFSLIISSSHRFNVYLHDKWNYPLLIAAFLMVLGCFRAYSGWLAWIGLVNWIPFFWCFWGFQPYLLSVDNRRKASLLLLAGSVPVVVTGLGQVWLGWSGPWVALNGLIIWFVAPGGQPLGRLSGLFNYANITGAWLAFVWPIALAFLLQPSLNWVKRGVAFLFGMSICIALILTNSRNAWGGMVLSIPFVLGSATWFWLIPLLFTLLLPVVFAVLPIVPFELQLFARKIVPEGIWTRLADISLSSNGSRPLETTRIFQWKEAINLFFQKPWFGYGAAAFSIIYPLRQGIWHGHAHNLPLELVVAHGLPVAILLVSMILVLLIISFKKCFLTVYHDRQSVFDRAWWAATFTLVFLHASDMPMFDSRINLAGWIFLSGLRCLITPKAPKPSFDD
- the purU gene encoding formyltetrahydrofolate deformylase, which encodes MALTSVVLQFICPDRSGLVSELSGWIAKNNGNIRHADHHTDEGAGLFLSRLEWDLQGFNVPRLSIKKEIDDLASFLGGTAKVYFSDEHPRVAIFVSRQSHCLVDLLWRVNNQEMNMSVPLIISNHKDLEKICRQFCVDFKFISINKENKLESEKIILDTLFDYKIDLIVLAKYMQILSGEFLKLFPNIINIHHSFLPAFKGAKPYHRAWQRGVKLIGATAHYVTEDLDDGPIIAQTIAHISHRDEVEDLIRKGRDTERMALSQALRLHLCRQVIIYQGRTAIFA
- a CDS encoding NAD(P)/FAD-dependent oxidoreductase — translated: MIKNHNPNCKDIGIIGGGVIGATTAFYLAKAGHNIHIFDPELNQPILTTNSLTGTKASLGIIMGNIFRRSSGRSWKLRQRSMALWPNLIREISTSKYSFNIETPLIQLATSYKEAELMKGLADKRFDLGLKVLDKNDKGPQERIWPTNLYGGLISEKDGRINPLKLLYNLFIYLKKLKVVSVNKNVSFLTRQLTNNQVIWNIHLDNDKKFQKDIVIICAALGSEHLLKKFGYKIPLEPILGQGLELNIKEVSGDWNEWPSVLISNGVALIPQTKNKLLMGATIEPGIKPSEIHLEEMLKMNGIAPHWIKTAQISNHWFGVRAKPKNRPAPVLEVLEKGLIINAAHYRNGILLAPACAEWVLSQIENVP